The Acidimicrobiales bacterium DNA segment CCTGGAACGCGAGTTGGAGTGGGTGCGGATGGCCCCCCGGGCGCGCCAGGCTAAGGGTAAGGCCCGCCTTTCGGCCTACGAGCGTCTCGTAGCCGAGGCGGCCGAGACCGAGCGTCGGGCCCGGGAACTCCAGATCGACATCCCGGCCAACCAGCGGTTGGGAGACCAGGTGCTCGAGGTCGAGAACCTGTCCAAGGGGTTTGGTGACCGCCTCCTCATCGATGACCTCTCGTTCTCCCTGCCCCCGGCCGGAATCGTCGGCGTGATCGGCGGTAACGGCGCCGGGAAGACCACGCTGTTCCGGATGCTCACCGCTGCAGCCGACGGCACAGCCCTGGGGGACACGGCGCCTGATACCGGCGAGATCCGGATCGGTCCGACGGTCGAGATGGGCTACGTCGACCAGTCCCGCGAGAGCCTGGATCCGGACCGGACCGTCTACCAGGAGATCACCGACGACCGGGAGTTCATCGAGGTGGGTAGCCGCGAGGTCAACGGCCGCGCCTACGTGGCGTCGTTCAACTTCAAGGGCTCGGACCAGCAGAAGCGGGTCGGCGACCTGTCCGGCGGCGAACGCAACCGGGTCCACCTGGCCAAGGTGCTGCGCAGCGGCGCCAACGTGCTGCTTCTGGACGAGCCGACGAACGACCTCGACATCGACACCCTGAGGGCGCTGGAGTCGGGGCTGGACGCCTATGCGGGTTGTGCTGTGATCATCAGCCACGACCGATGGTTCCTGGACAGGGTCGCCACCCACGTCCTGGCCTTCGAGGGTGACTCGCAGGTCCGGTGGTTCGAAGGCAACTTCACCGAGTACGAGGCGTATCGGAAGAAGGAGCTGGGCCTGGACGACCAGCCCCACCGCATGAAGTACAAGCCCCTGGTCCGATGAGCGCCGCCGACGCCCGTACCCGCCTACTGTCGCCCGGAACCATCCGGGGCGCGGCGCTGCTGCTGTGCGCCACCAGCATCGTCGGCATGATCGTCACCTCGATCGCAGACCGGATCGACGCCGCCATCGCCTTCGGATTCGTGGGAGCCGTCGGAACCCTCACCCTCCTGCTGGTAGGCGTGCTGGTCCCCGCAGTGGAGGCCGCGTCGGCGTGGGATGAGGAGCAGGCGGCGGCGCTGGAGGACGGTGTGCAACGCCTGGTGGATGCCGGCGCCGACGCCGACGACCTGCGCTCCACGGTCCGTGCCGCCATCCAGTTGGGCCGACGCTCGGCCGGCGACTGAGGGCGGCGGCGATGGCGACCCCCGGCGACCACACCCTGGCCGCGGAGCTGGCCACCCGGGCCGGCGAACTGCTGCTCGACATCCGGGACCGCCTGACGGTTGACGGAGCACCGTCGGCGGTGATGAGGCACGAGGGCGACCAGCGCTCCCACGAATACCTGATGGCCGCCCTGGCCGAACACCGTCCTACCGACGCCGTTCTGTCCGAGGAGGGCACCGCACACGCGGTACACCCGGATCGGACCGGTGCCGACCGGATCTGGATCGTCGATCCGGTGGACGGCACGCGGGAGTACAGCGAACCACCGCGCTCCGACTGGGCCGTCCACGTGGCCCTGGTCGAGGAGGGGCGTCCGACGGCCGGCGCAGTGGCACTGCCCGCCCTAGGCCTCACGCTCTCCACCGTCGGGCCCCCACATGGTTCGGACCTGCCGCCGATCGGCGACCGGCCCCGCATGGTGGTCAGCCGGTCACGCCCACCGGCCGAGGCCCTGGCCGTATGCGAGGCCCTGGGCGGCGAACTGGTCGAGATGGGCTCGGCGGGCGCCAAGGCCATGGCCGTGGTACGTGGAGAGGTGGACGCATACGTGCACTCCGGCGGCCAGTACGAGTGGGACAGCTGCGCTCCGGTGGCCGTCGCCGAAGCGGCCGGCCTGCACACGTCGCGGATCGACGGGTCACCGCTCACCTACAACCGCTCCGATCCGTACCTGCCCGACCTGGTGATCTGTCGGGCCGACCTGGCCGAAGCCATCCTGTCGGCCCTGACGGGTTGAGGCCGTGCGTCTGGTCATCGCCCGCTGCACGGTCGACTACGACGGGCGGCTCACCGCCCACCTGCCCGAGGCCGTCCGACTCCTCATGGTCAAGGCCGACGGCTGCGTGTCCATCCATGCCGACGGCGGGGCCTACAAGCCGTTGAATTGGATGAACTCTCCGAACACGCTGACCATCGACGAGGACCAGGACGGCGGCGACGCCGAGGCCGTCTGGACGGTAAGGAACCCCGGAGGCGAGATGCTCACCATCATCCTGCACGAGGTCCTGTCCGACGTGTCCCACGAGATGGGCCTCGACCCGGGCCTCCGGAAGGACGGGGTGGAGGCCCACCTCCAGGCCCTGCTCGCCGCCGACCCGACCACCGTGGCAGACGGGCTGCGCCTGGTCCGCCGCGAGTACCCCACCGACATAGGCCCGGTCGACCTGCTCTGCCGGGACGCCGACGGCGTGGCGGTGGCCATCGAGGTGAAGCGTCGGGGTGAGATCGACGGCGTGGAGCAGCTCACCCGATACCTGGACTTCCTGAACCGTGACCCGATGCTGCGACCGGTCCGGGGGGTGTTCGTGGCACAGGAGATCAGGCCCCAAGCCCGGGTCCTGGCAGAGGACAGGGGCATCGGCTGTGTGGTCGTCGACTACGACGAGTTGCGGGGTATCCGGTCCGACGAGCTGAAGCTCTTCTGAGGCACGGGGCCTACTGCGTGCGGGTCGACCTGGCGATCGTGGGCGGGGGCCCGGCCGGCTCGGCCGCGGCGATCACCGCCTCCCGGGCCGGCCTGTCGGTGCTGGTGGTCGACAGGGCCACCTTCCCCCGGGACAAGTGCTGCGGTGACGGCCTGACGGTGCTGGCCCTCCGCCTCGGCGAGCACCTGGGCCTTGACCCGGTCCCGCTCACGGGGTGGCAGGTGGTGGATGACCTGGTCATCCACTCGCCTGCGGGTCGAACCACCCGGTATCGATTGCCCCGGGACGACGGCCAGTACGCGGCGGTCGTCCCCCGCCGGGAGTACGACGCCGCGCTGCTGGACCTGGCCCGCTCGGCCGACGCCCACGTCTGGGACGGACACGGCCTGACGGGAATCGCAACCGACTCCGACGGCGCGACGCTGGACGTCGAGGGGCTCGGCGAAGTCCGGGCCACGACGGTGGTGGCCGCCGACGGAATGTGGTCTCCGACCCGCAGGCTGCTGGGCCTCGCCGTCAGCGGGTACCGCGGCGAGTGGCAGGCCTTCCGGCAGTACGTGGCGAACGTCGGGCCGGCGGCCGCCGACCTGCACGTGTGGTTCGAACCCGACCTGCTGCCCGGCTACGCCTGGTCGTTCCCGCTCCCCGACGGTCGGGCCAACGTCGGCTTCGGCGTCCTGCGGGGTGGGCGCGTGGCCGTCGGCGACACCGGGCGAATCTGGGACGACCTCATGGACAGGCCGACCATCCGCTCGGTGCTGGGCGACCACGCACGGCCGGAGGGCCGCCGGACCGCCTGGCCCATCCCGGCCCGGGTGGATGCCGCGGTGCTGGACCACGGACCGGTGCTGTTCGTTGGAGATGCGGCATCGGCCTCCGATGCGCTGACCGGTGAGGGCATCGGCCAGGCCCTGCTGACCGGGATCCTGGCCGCCGAGGCCGCCGTGTCGGGTCCCACCGTCGCCGAGGTGGCAGCCGGCTAC contains these protein-coding regions:
- a CDS encoding ATP-binding cassette domain-containing protein, with amino-acid sequence WERGKGIPYAGNYSGWLEQKSARLAAENREDSARRRTLERELEWVRMAPRARQAKGKARLSAYERLVAEAAETERRARELQIDIPANQRLGDQVLEVENLSKGFGDRLLIDDLSFSLPPAGIVGVIGGNGAGKTTLFRMLTAAADGTALGDTAPDTGEIRIGPTVEMGYVDQSRESLDPDRTVYQEITDDREFIEVGSREVNGRAYVASFNFKGSDQQKRVGDLSGGERNRVHLAKVLRSGANVLLLDEPTNDLDIDTLRALESGLDAYAGCAVIISHDRWFLDRVATHVLAFEGDSQVRWFEGNFTEYEAYRKKELGLDDQPHRMKYKPLVR
- a CDS encoding 3'(2'),5'-bisphosphate nucleotidase CysQ; the protein is MATPGDHTLAAELATRAGELLLDIRDRLTVDGAPSAVMRHEGDQRSHEYLMAALAEHRPTDAVLSEEGTAHAVHPDRTGADRIWIVDPVDGTREYSEPPRSDWAVHVALVEEGRPTAGAVALPALGLTLSTVGPPHGSDLPPIGDRPRMVVSRSRPPAEALAVCEALGGELVEMGSAGAKAMAVVRGEVDAYVHSGGQYEWDSCAPVAVAEAAGLHTSRIDGSPLTYNRSDPYLPDLVICRADLAEAILSALTG
- the nucS gene encoding endonuclease NucS codes for the protein MRLVIARCTVDYDGRLTAHLPEAVRLLMVKADGCVSIHADGGAYKPLNWMNSPNTLTIDEDQDGGDAEAVWTVRNPGGEMLTIILHEVLSDVSHEMGLDPGLRKDGVEAHLQALLAADPTTVADGLRLVRREYPTDIGPVDLLCRDADGVAVAIEVKRRGEIDGVEQLTRYLDFLNRDPMLRPVRGVFVAQEIRPQARVLAEDRGIGCVVVDYDELRGIRSDELKLF
- a CDS encoding NAD(P)/FAD-dependent oxidoreductase; its protein translation is MRVDLAIVGGGPAGSAAAITASRAGLSVLVVDRATFPRDKCCGDGLTVLALRLGEHLGLDPVPLTGWQVVDDLVIHSPAGRTTRYRLPRDDGQYAAVVPRREYDAALLDLARSADAHVWDGHGLTGIATDSDGATLDVEGLGEVRATTVVAADGMWSPTRRLLGLAVSGYRGEWQAFRQYVANVGPAAADLHVWFEPDLLPGYAWSFPLPDGRANVGFGVLRGGRVAVGDTGRIWDDLMDRPTIRSVLGDHARPEGRRTAWPIPARVDAAVLDHGPVLFVGDAASASDALTGEGIGQALLTGILAAEAAVSGPTVAEVAAGYRRAVRRELVADHRMSVALQRMLTRPTGARTALWAAGRLPWTRRNFARWLFEDYPRALLATPRRWGRGSLSAPGAYLVADGTSSP